One window from the genome of Malus domestica chromosome 01, GDT2T_hap1 encodes:
- the LOC103443163 gene encoding uncharacterized protein isoform X1, with amino-acid sequence MPDFPGKMSSESEDKGRLPHSESDAQDLAKHSRITYSRDILFSLANVDASIKLPSGIESSILSELYSVCPRSSQPSRDSEYRGLLGNGHELGVYGRFPGDSASMLQNSPHLLHKSKEPYRPRQLYKAVNRLGTNPWNSYNDETFGSSECPSQKEEEEGNITREAHEKAVQEKQTQNSNEHDETSKFGLSLEDSTNSTRNKCETSEEHVVSPASPVNSSNSASQQTPVSGQELSPGLLAISVDEDTEAKFLIDSIIPEHSDLTTIHPEDPEICCSKFVHQFHVTEKTPSYGISCCERSEFIAHEVSEDLTQEPSYGGSGEGLQSTDASSFIQQGSVERSGKNGISEPCNLPLPIADKYVFPSTTEEYELISMDGEDSLSSSSGEQSKGRETQLVSDDFVEKLRLGVQFDPGSESIAYGVSKDLTREPSYDTVSGKGLQSTDATSLIQQSSLERSARNDVSEPCKFPLPIDEYALIWLDCENMLFSSSGEKSKSRESRLASNDLLEKMRSGVPFDPGLIHNPVSCIDDLESFPIELLLPDEDSLITADDFKFTPEKDNNTIEGSPVKADGVNSSSPFAISTNLTGLNIFKDEKSTQRSSEDSTSFCNSYNVVTGLGTYSNSQELQAYRSPATFHRVRTIQSRQTKQTSFCPLDSHPAQARKASVPSHHPFSTNILPSTVHHSLAKQHQQLLQMHVPGRIPQHQLSGCPGGAMTHCPCDQSRYLQEFGPTQDFPLNYQPPSHGSFEMPGLGFRVYGSTDDLTFNTPLQETQRKAGTGFYLGRPYSDNL; translated from the exons ATGCCGGATTTTCCCGGGAAAATGAGCTCGGAAAGTGAGGACAAGGGTCGACTTCCGCACTCTGAATCTGACGCACAAGACCTCGCCAA ACATTCAAGGATTACATATAGTAGGGATATTTTGTTCTCTCTAGCAAATGTGGATGCAAGCATAAAACTTCCGAGTGGGATCGAATCTTCGATTTTAAG TGAACTTTATTCTGTGTGTCCTCGTTCGTCACAACCTTCTCGTGATTCAG AATATCGTGGACTTCTGGGAAACGGGCACGAACTGGGAGTATATGGACGCTTTCCTGGGGATTCTGCTTCCATGTTGCAAAACAGTCCTCACCTACTCCATAAGAGCAAAGAACCATATCGTCCTCGACAACTCTATAAG GCAGTGAATCGTTTGGGGACAAACCCTTGGAATTCGTACAATGATGAGACTTTTGGTTCTTCCGAGTGTCCAAGTcagaaggaagaagaggagggaaACATTACAAGAG AAGCACATGAAAAAGCCGTCCAAGAGAAGCAAACTCAAAATTCAAACGAGCATGACGAAACTTCCAAATTTGGCTTGTCTCTTGAGGATTCTACTAACAGTACGAGAAACAAATGTGAAACATCAGAGGAACATGTAGTATCCCCTGCTTCACCTGTCaattcttccaacagtgcatcACAACAAACTCCTGTATCTGGACAAGAATTATCCCCAGGTCTCCTGGCCATATCCGTTGACGAGGATACTGAAGCAAAATTCTTAATTGATTCGATCATACCAGAG CATTCTGATCTGACCACAATTCACCCCGAGGACCCTGAAATCTGTTGTTCTAAATTTGTTCACCAGTTTCATGTTACAG AGAAAACGCCTAGCTATGGCATATCTTGCTGTGAACGGTCTGAATTTATAGCTCATGAAGTTTCAGAGGACCTGACTCAAGAACCATCATACGGTGGTTCCGGAGAGGGATTGCAATCAACTGATGCATCTTCTTTCATTCAACAAGGTTCTGTTGAAAGGTCAGGAAAGAATGGCATTTCAGAACCGTGCAATTTGCCACTTCCAATTGCAGATAAATATGTCTTTCCTTCAACCACTGAAGAATATGAACTCATTTCAATGGATGGGGAAGACAGCTTGTCCTCAAGCTCTGGTGAACAAAGTAAGGGCAGGGAAACTCAGTTAGTCTCTGATGATTTTGTAGAAAAACTCAGATTGGGTGTTCAATTTGACCCGGGATCAGAATCTATAGCTTATGGAGTGTCAAAGGACTTGACCCGAGAACCATCATATGATACAGTTTCTGGGAAGGGATTGCAATCAACTGATGCAACTTCTTTAATTCAGCAAAGCTCTTTAGAAAGGTCGGCAAGGAATGATGTTTCAGAACCATGCAAGTTCCCACTTCCTATTGACGAATATGCACTCATTTGGCTGGATTGTGAAAATATGCTGTTTTCAAGCTCTGGTGAGAAAAGTAAGAGCAGGGAAAGTCGGTTGGCCTCTAATGATTTGCTCGAAAAAATGAGATCCGGTGTTCCATTTGACCCAGGGTTGATACACAATCCTGTCAGCTGCATTGATGATCTGGAGAGTTTTCCCATTGAGCTTCTTTTGCCCGATGAGGACAGCCTAATTACAGCGGATGACTTCAAGTTTACACCCGAAAAGGACAATAACACAATTGAAGGTAGTCCAGTCAAAGCTGATGGGGTAAACTCAAGTTCACCGTTTGCTATTTCCACGAATCTAACAGGCTTGAATATTTTCAAAGATGAAAAATCTACTCAACGGAGTTCAGAAGATTCCACTTCCTTCTGTAATTCGTATAATGTTGTCACTGGCTTGGGGACTTACAGTAACAGTCAAGAACTACAAGCATACAGAAGCCCTGCAACATTTCATCGGGTACGAACCATACAATCAAGACAGACGAAGCAAACATCTTTTTGTCCATTAGATTCTCATCCAGCTCAAGCTCGCAAGGCCTCCGTCCCATCCCACCATCCTTTCTCTACTAATATACTCCCCAGCACTGTCCATCACTCCCTTGCAAAACAACACCAGCAACTGCTGCAGATGCACGTTCCAGGAAGGATTCCACAACACCAACTTAGTGGGTGTCCCGGAGGTGCAATGACTCATTGTCCTTGTGATCAATCTCGTTACTTGCAGGAGTTCGGCCCTACTCAAGATTTTCCTTTGAACTACCAGCCACCAAGTCATGGATCTTTCGAAATGCCAGGTCTAG GGTTTCGTGTCTATGGGAGCACCGATGATCTGACTTTCAACACCCCTCTGCAAGAAACTCAGCGCAAGGCGGGGACAGGCTTCTACCTTGGCCGGCCATACTCGGACAACCTTTGA
- the LOC103443163 gene encoding uncharacterized protein isoform X2, with protein sequence MPDFPGKMSSESEDKGRLPHSESDAQDLAKHSRITYSRDILFSLANVDASIKLPSGIESSILSELYSVCPRSSQPSRDSEYRGLLGNGHELGVYGRFPGDSASMLQNSPHLLHKSKEPYRPRQLYKAVNRLGTNPWNSYNDETFGSSECPSQKEEEEGNITRAHEKAVQEKQTQNSNEHDETSKFGLSLEDSTNSTRNKCETSEEHVVSPASPVNSSNSASQQTPVSGQELSPGLLAISVDEDTEAKFLIDSIIPEHSDLTTIHPEDPEICCSKFVHQFHVTEKTPSYGISCCERSEFIAHEVSEDLTQEPSYGGSGEGLQSTDASSFIQQGSVERSGKNGISEPCNLPLPIADKYVFPSTTEEYELISMDGEDSLSSSSGEQSKGRETQLVSDDFVEKLRLGVQFDPGSESIAYGVSKDLTREPSYDTVSGKGLQSTDATSLIQQSSLERSARNDVSEPCKFPLPIDEYALIWLDCENMLFSSSGEKSKSRESRLASNDLLEKMRSGVPFDPGLIHNPVSCIDDLESFPIELLLPDEDSLITADDFKFTPEKDNNTIEGSPVKADGVNSSSPFAISTNLTGLNIFKDEKSTQRSSEDSTSFCNSYNVVTGLGTYSNSQELQAYRSPATFHRVRTIQSRQTKQTSFCPLDSHPAQARKASVPSHHPFSTNILPSTVHHSLAKQHQQLLQMHVPGRIPQHQLSGCPGGAMTHCPCDQSRYLQEFGPTQDFPLNYQPPSHGSFEMPGLGFRVYGSTDDLTFNTPLQETQRKAGTGFYLGRPYSDNL encoded by the exons ATGCCGGATTTTCCCGGGAAAATGAGCTCGGAAAGTGAGGACAAGGGTCGACTTCCGCACTCTGAATCTGACGCACAAGACCTCGCCAA ACATTCAAGGATTACATATAGTAGGGATATTTTGTTCTCTCTAGCAAATGTGGATGCAAGCATAAAACTTCCGAGTGGGATCGAATCTTCGATTTTAAG TGAACTTTATTCTGTGTGTCCTCGTTCGTCACAACCTTCTCGTGATTCAG AATATCGTGGACTTCTGGGAAACGGGCACGAACTGGGAGTATATGGACGCTTTCCTGGGGATTCTGCTTCCATGTTGCAAAACAGTCCTCACCTACTCCATAAGAGCAAAGAACCATATCGTCCTCGACAACTCTATAAG GCAGTGAATCGTTTGGGGACAAACCCTTGGAATTCGTACAATGATGAGACTTTTGGTTCTTCCGAGTGTCCAAGTcagaaggaagaagaggagggaaACATTACAAGAG CACATGAAAAAGCCGTCCAAGAGAAGCAAACTCAAAATTCAAACGAGCATGACGAAACTTCCAAATTTGGCTTGTCTCTTGAGGATTCTACTAACAGTACGAGAAACAAATGTGAAACATCAGAGGAACATGTAGTATCCCCTGCTTCACCTGTCaattcttccaacagtgcatcACAACAAACTCCTGTATCTGGACAAGAATTATCCCCAGGTCTCCTGGCCATATCCGTTGACGAGGATACTGAAGCAAAATTCTTAATTGATTCGATCATACCAGAG CATTCTGATCTGACCACAATTCACCCCGAGGACCCTGAAATCTGTTGTTCTAAATTTGTTCACCAGTTTCATGTTACAG AGAAAACGCCTAGCTATGGCATATCTTGCTGTGAACGGTCTGAATTTATAGCTCATGAAGTTTCAGAGGACCTGACTCAAGAACCATCATACGGTGGTTCCGGAGAGGGATTGCAATCAACTGATGCATCTTCTTTCATTCAACAAGGTTCTGTTGAAAGGTCAGGAAAGAATGGCATTTCAGAACCGTGCAATTTGCCACTTCCAATTGCAGATAAATATGTCTTTCCTTCAACCACTGAAGAATATGAACTCATTTCAATGGATGGGGAAGACAGCTTGTCCTCAAGCTCTGGTGAACAAAGTAAGGGCAGGGAAACTCAGTTAGTCTCTGATGATTTTGTAGAAAAACTCAGATTGGGTGTTCAATTTGACCCGGGATCAGAATCTATAGCTTATGGAGTGTCAAAGGACTTGACCCGAGAACCATCATATGATACAGTTTCTGGGAAGGGATTGCAATCAACTGATGCAACTTCTTTAATTCAGCAAAGCTCTTTAGAAAGGTCGGCAAGGAATGATGTTTCAGAACCATGCAAGTTCCCACTTCCTATTGACGAATATGCACTCATTTGGCTGGATTGTGAAAATATGCTGTTTTCAAGCTCTGGTGAGAAAAGTAAGAGCAGGGAAAGTCGGTTGGCCTCTAATGATTTGCTCGAAAAAATGAGATCCGGTGTTCCATTTGACCCAGGGTTGATACACAATCCTGTCAGCTGCATTGATGATCTGGAGAGTTTTCCCATTGAGCTTCTTTTGCCCGATGAGGACAGCCTAATTACAGCGGATGACTTCAAGTTTACACCCGAAAAGGACAATAACACAATTGAAGGTAGTCCAGTCAAAGCTGATGGGGTAAACTCAAGTTCACCGTTTGCTATTTCCACGAATCTAACAGGCTTGAATATTTTCAAAGATGAAAAATCTACTCAACGGAGTTCAGAAGATTCCACTTCCTTCTGTAATTCGTATAATGTTGTCACTGGCTTGGGGACTTACAGTAACAGTCAAGAACTACAAGCATACAGAAGCCCTGCAACATTTCATCGGGTACGAACCATACAATCAAGACAGACGAAGCAAACATCTTTTTGTCCATTAGATTCTCATCCAGCTCAAGCTCGCAAGGCCTCCGTCCCATCCCACCATCCTTTCTCTACTAATATACTCCCCAGCACTGTCCATCACTCCCTTGCAAAACAACACCAGCAACTGCTGCAGATGCACGTTCCAGGAAGGATTCCACAACACCAACTTAGTGGGTGTCCCGGAGGTGCAATGACTCATTGTCCTTGTGATCAATCTCGTTACTTGCAGGAGTTCGGCCCTACTCAAGATTTTCCTTTGAACTACCAGCCACCAAGTCATGGATCTTTCGAAATGCCAGGTCTAG GGTTTCGTGTCTATGGGAGCACCGATGATCTGACTTTCAACACCCCTCTGCAAGAAACTCAGCGCAAGGCGGGGACAGGCTTCTACCTTGGCCGGCCATACTCGGACAACCTTTGA
- the LOC103406563 gene encoding heavy metal-associated isoprenylated plant protein 39-like, which produces MKKVVLKLELYDEKCKKKVMRAVSGLEGLDSISMDMKDKKLTATGDIDPVHLVGRLRKLCRTEIVSVGPAKEEKKKEEPKKEEPKKKDPKDEMLELMKAYPALYPPMPAYYYVRSSEEDPNACVIC; this is translated from the exons ATGAAG AAAGTAGTGTTGAAATTGGAATTATACGACGAGAAGTGTAAGAAGAAAGTCATGAGGGCCGTCTCGGGGCTTGAAG GCCTTGATTCAATTTCTATGGATATGAAGGACAAGAAGTTGACGGCCACAGGGGACATAGATCCCGTGCATTTGGTGGGAAGATTGAGGAAGCTTTGCCGGACGGAGATAGTCTCAGTCGGACCGGcaaaggaggagaagaagaaagaggagccgAAGAAGGAGGAGCCGAAGAAGAAAGATCCAAAGGACGAAATGCTTGAGCTTATGAAGGCCTACCCAGCACTTTATCCTCCAATGCCTGCGTATTATTACGTAAGAAGTTCAGAAGAGGATCCCAATGCTTGTGTCATTTGCTAA
- the MYBR12 gene encoding protein REVEILLE 6-like isoform X1 — protein MVSKNPNLPEGLYLDPDVNGMALGGLGPFASVTATASTTSSSAEDLSKKIRKPYTITKSRESWSEPEHDKFLEALQLFDRDWKKIEAFIGSKTVIQIRSHAQKYFLKVQKNGTSEHLPPPRPKRKAAHPYPQKASKNALALPPVSVSCQSSSALLESGFNQRPDSSSMLMSPIPVATSWTNGSVQTANPSHESKVVSGPATVPNNSCSTPESTPKAQPVGGTTDQVNHSHALRVLPDFTQVYGFIGSVFDPNVTGHMQNLKKMDPIDVETVLLLMRNLSMNLTNPDFEDHRQLLSSHKMDADTGNLSDETKSRCDNQHEKVS, from the exons ATGGTATCCAAAAACCCGAACCTGCCAGAGGGCTTGTACTTGGATCCGGACGTAAACGGCATGGCGTTGGGCGGACTCGGGCCGTTCGCCTCGGTCACTGCGACGGCGTCAACGACGTCGTCTTCGGCGGAGGATCTCAGCAAGAAGATTCGGAAGCCCTACACTATTACCAAGTCCAGAGAGAGCTGGAGCGAACCGGAGCACGACAAGTTCCTCGAAGCCCTCCAGCT CTTCGATCGCGATTGGAAAAAGATTGAGGCTTTCATTGGGTCAAAGACAGTCATACAG ATACGTAGTCATGCACAGAAGTATTTTCTAAAGGTTCAAAAGAATGGGACAAGCGAGCATCTACCTCCCCCTAGGCCAAAAAGGAAAGCTGCTCATCCGTATCCTCAAAAAGCTTCAAAAAATG CTTTGGCACTTCCGCCGGTATCTGTGTCATGTCAGTCTTCATCTGCTTTACTTGAATCTGGGTTTAATCAAAGGCCAGATTCATCATCAATGCTAATGAGTCCCATCCCTGTAGCCACTTCTTGGACTAATGGTTCTGTGCAAACAGCCAATCCATCTCACGAGTCCAAAG TTGTTTCAGGGCCAGCAACTGTGCCGAACAACAGTTGCAGCACCCCAGAAAGCACCCCTAAAGCTCAACCAGTTGGTGGAACAACTGATCAAGTGAACCATAGCCATGCATTGAGAG TTCTTCCCGACTTTACTCAAGTATACGGATTCATTGGCAGCGTCTTTGACCCCAATGTTACAGGTCATATGCAGAATCTGAAGAAGATGGATCCGATAGATGTTGAAACG GTGTTACTGTTGATGCGAAACCTGTCCATGAATTTGACCAATCCTGATTTCGAGGATCAT AGACAGTTGCTTTCATCCCACAAGATGGATGCGGATACAGGGAATCTCAGTGATGAAACTAAAAGCCGTTGTGACAATCAACACGAGAAAGTTTCTTAA
- the MYBR12 gene encoding protein REVEILLE 6-like: MVSKNPNLPEGLYLDPDVNGMALGGLGPFASVTATASTTSSSAEDLSKKIRKPYTITKSRESWSEPEHDKFLEALQLFDRDWKKIEAFIGSKTVIQIRSHAQKYFLKVQKNGTSEHLPPPRPKRKAAHPYPQKASKNALALPPVSVSCQSSSALLESGFNQRPDSSSMLMSPIPVATSWTNGSVQTANPSHESKGPATVPNNSCSTPESTPKAQPVGGTTDQVNHSHALRVLPDFTQVYGFIGSVFDPNVTGHMQNLKKMDPIDVETVLLLMRNLSMNLTNPDFEDHRQLLSSHKMDADTGNLSDETKSRCDNQHEKVS; encoded by the exons ATGGTATCCAAAAACCCGAACCTGCCAGAGGGCTTGTACTTGGATCCGGACGTAAACGGCATGGCGTTGGGCGGACTCGGGCCGTTCGCCTCGGTCACTGCGACGGCGTCAACGACGTCGTCTTCGGCGGAGGATCTCAGCAAGAAGATTCGGAAGCCCTACACTATTACCAAGTCCAGAGAGAGCTGGAGCGAACCGGAGCACGACAAGTTCCTCGAAGCCCTCCAGCT CTTCGATCGCGATTGGAAAAAGATTGAGGCTTTCATTGGGTCAAAGACAGTCATACAG ATACGTAGTCATGCACAGAAGTATTTTCTAAAGGTTCAAAAGAATGGGACAAGCGAGCATCTACCTCCCCCTAGGCCAAAAAGGAAAGCTGCTCATCCGTATCCTCAAAAAGCTTCAAAAAATG CTTTGGCACTTCCGCCGGTATCTGTGTCATGTCAGTCTTCATCTGCTTTACTTGAATCTGGGTTTAATCAAAGGCCAGATTCATCATCAATGCTAATGAGTCCCATCCCTGTAGCCACTTCTTGGACTAATGGTTCTGTGCAAACAGCCAATCCATCTCACGAGTCCAAAG GGCCAGCAACTGTGCCGAACAACAGTTGCAGCACCCCAGAAAGCACCCCTAAAGCTCAACCAGTTGGTGGAACAACTGATCAAGTGAACCATAGCCATGCATTGAGAG TTCTTCCCGACTTTACTCAAGTATACGGATTCATTGGCAGCGTCTTTGACCCCAATGTTACAGGTCATATGCAGAATCTGAAGAAGATGGATCCGATAGATGTTGAAACG GTGTTACTGTTGATGCGAAACCTGTCCATGAATTTGACCAATCCTGATTTCGAGGATCAT AGACAGTTGCTTTCATCCCACAAGATGGATGCGGATACAGGGAATCTCAGTGATGAAACTAAAAGCCGTTGTGACAATCAACACGAGAAAGTTTCTTAA
- the LOC103443180 gene encoding heavy metal-associated isoprenylated plant protein 39-like — protein sequence MKKVVLKLELHDEKGKKKAMRAVSGLEGLDSISMDMKDKKLTVTGDIDPVDLVGRLRKLCRTEIVSVGPAKEEKKKEEPKKEETKPKDPKDQMAELIKAYQAYCPPMPAYYYVKSSEEDPSACVIC from the exons ATGAAG AAAGTAGTGTTGAAATTGGAATTACACGACGAGAAGGGTAAGAAGAAAGCCATGAGGGCCGTCTCGGGGCTTGAAG GGCTTGATTCAATTTCTATGGATATGAAGGACAAGAAACTGACGGTCACAGGGGACATAGATCCAGTGGATTTGGTGGGAAGATTGAGGAAGCTTTGCCGGACGGAGATAGTCTCGGTCGGACCGGcaaaggaggagaagaagaaagaggagccaAAGAAGGAGGAGACGAAGCCGAAAGATCCAAAGGACCAAATGGCTGAGCTTATCAAGGCCTACCAAGCTTATTGTCCTCCAATGCCTGCATATTATTACGTAAAAAGTTCAGAAGAGGATCCCAGTGCATGTGTCATTTGCTAA